The stretch of DNA TGATTCAGAGGTTGAGCAGAATGGGGTTACCCAGGGATTGCACCATTTTTGCACCCACACATGCTCACTCACGCAGAAACATGGgcgctctatctctctctttttctcggTCTGTTGTACCAACCGAGAGAAACATACATCGCTAAACCTTTCCAAACATGTTATTGTGGTTAGTGATTGACATTAAAATATTGAGTAAAATTCCTTTCTGATTAACATTTTTACgagaaaacaatgaattaaGATCTCAAACTACAGTAAGACAACCTGATCAAAATAACGATTATAGTTTGTCACATAATCTCACAAAGGACAGGTTGAGCTGGACAGATTTGTATGATGAATGACTTCTGTCTGTATTTCGTTGCTAGGGTGAGCTATTTCACTTAGCAATAAGGTATGAAGTACACAAACAGCAAGAAAGTAGTTGCATCAGGTGTAAAAGTGTGTTATGAGGTTTaagatttcatttaaaatgatgaacatACTCAAGGATTTTGATGCTCAAGCAGCATCAAACTACATCAATCCCTATGCTATGGATGTGATCCGGGCAAAGAGAAGAGATCTGGTTTATGGGATCTCACATACTGAGGATTTACTGGAGCTTCTTGTCACAGAAGGAGTTATGACAGCTGCAAAAAGATCAATTGTTTTAACCATCAGGACACGAAAAGATCAGAACTCAAGGGTCCTGGACATCCTGGAGGCCCAGGGTGAGAGGGCATGTCGGAAATTCTTCCATCCCTGTCTCAGGGTCGCAGAACCTGCCCTTTATCAGCGAATCAAAACTTATGTGGGGAGTGTGAACGAACGAATCAGAGACACGAGCAGACAGCTGATTGGATATTTACTGGAGAGGGAACAGGAGGGAATGGATAATGTTGCTGATCGTGTTGTCACTCAGAAGACTCATAGTGTCTTTGTCACCTCAGACACAAAGAGATCTAGCATtcaagaggaagacagaagcaCTCTACCAATTGTAAAATCAGAGGACCATGAAGCAGCACAAAGCAAATCAGAAAGTCTCATCCACACGATTGTTTCACATGGGGAGGTGGCTCTGGTGGATGATCTATTAAGCAACACTAATATCGACACTGTTAATTCCTCCAATGAGACACTACTACATGTAGCTGCTGAGTATGGGCATCTATCCATTATTGAGCTCCTGCTGCATAGAGGAGCCAGACTAGACCTGCAAGATAATAGGGGCTACACAGCTCTGCACAGAGCAGCCAGCAGGGGTCACACTGAGATAGTCAAAGCCCTCATAAAGGCCGGGACCCCCATCTACACTCTGGATCTGCAAAACAAAACTCCCATTCACCTGGCAGCAAAAAATAAGCACCTGAATTCTGTTAAAGTCCTTGTAAAGGAGGAGGCAAAGCAGCTGGAGAGCCACACACAGGGCAAGTTTCTCCATATGGCAGCCATGGGAGACAACTGGAGGCTGGTTGAGATGCTTCTGCAGAGTGGGGCCGCTGTCAATGCCAGAAACAACCATAAAAAGACAGCTCTGTTTTATGCAGTCGCCCGGGGCAATGAGGAAGCAGTGACTGTCCTTCTAAATGCAGGGGCTAAAGTGGACTATGATGTTATAAATGAAGCCATTAAGCTAAATCAAGAATCAATTCTTCGCCTGCTGCTTGGTGAGGCTTTTCAGTTTATGATATTAAAAGCAAATATGCCATCTGatcatgtttcttttctcttttgagAGAGCACAAACCTGTGATCATTCAAActcaaattatattttattcaaagCACAGATAACACCAGAGGAGCTCTGAGTGAAGAAGTGCTGGCTGCTGCTCTCTTCTCAGCTGTCAGACAGAACCAGGATGGAGTGGTAGCTGCTCTGATAGATAACGGAGCAAATGTGAACATGTCTGACGAACAAGGATACACCCCTCTCTTTTTGTCAGCTGAGCTGGGGCACGCAGAAGTCTTCAGGTAACATCCTGCAGCAATGACCAAATGTtgctaaaacacacataatactCTTTTTGACACCTTCACATGCAGTACAAGGAATCTGATGGATATGATTTTATCTATTTTAAGAATATATTTTAACAATTGCACAAAGGAAAATGCTTCCTATTTTCTCTCCCTTTAAAGTAATCTCCTTCCCACTCAGATATCTGCTggacaaaaaataaagttaataaaactGGCACATATTTATGTCTACCCCACCCTGAGAAAATCCACAAAAATACTACAAAGATACATTTTACAGTTAGAGCTTAAACAGTGCTGTATGGATTAGTGGATTGCCAGAAAGTCAATAACATACTATTTTGTCAATCAGGCAATTGAAGCCATTcttcaagaaaaaaagttaaattatttgTAGTTCCagcaccatctctctctctcatgttaTTGAAATGTTTGATAGAGGAATTTAAAGtcaatattttatattgatattatattatattactattaaTATTCTAGTGGCATAAATGACATGGTGACAGATCCAGTGAAATGTAGTGCAGTCTACGTTGCTTCTATCTCTTCATTTTCAATGTTCCCGGGTCAAGTCGAGGCATGAATTACATTATAAGTAGAGGCATGAATTACATTATAAtctttgggggggtgggggggggcaccTGTGCCAGAAATCATATTTTACATGTGACTttaaaatgtgctgtttttacagaaacatttaaaggaGTCAGTGatgactttcttttctttcagagTTTTAGTAGCAAAAGAGGCCAAACTGGATGCTACTTTATCCGATCTCTCCTCAGCCTTGCATCTGGCTGTCCACAGTGGCAGTGTGTCCATAGTGCAGACACTGTTGGAAAGGGAATTAGACCCCAACAGAGCTGGACCTAATCTGCAAACCCCTCTACATCTGGCAGCTCAGTTTAACAAGTCAGACTTAGTTGGTCTGCTGTTAAGAGCTGGAGCACAGGTACTTGTCAAAACAATTCATTTTGCagatatttacagtatgtttgtcGATACTGAGAGTTGTGTGCTATTTCTTTAGGTCAATGCAATAGCCCAGGATGGGGTGACCCCTCTGCATTTAGCTAGTAGGCAAGGCCATGCAGAGACAGTGATCCAGCTTTTACAAGGCAAGGCAGACCCAGGAGTAAAAGACAAGCTAGGAAGAACAGCCCTGCACTGGGCAGCGTCTTCTCAAGCAGAGAGTCATGTAGTggacctgctgctgtcagccaAAGCCAACCCAAACATCActgacaatgagaaaaaaaatgcccTTCATCTGGCGGCCATGGAGGGAAAAGTAGACGCTGTGACTTCACTGTTGTAccacaaagcaaaaaaagaggCTAAAGACATGGATGGTTCCACGCCTCTGCATTGCGCAGCAGCTGGTGGGCATGCCAGCGTGGTTTCAGCACTTCTACAGTCACTTAACAACaaggggatggaggagaggaacaCATGGAGGAAAACACCACTTCATGTTGCAGCTGAAAAGGGCCACAGTAGTGTGGTTGTGCTGCTCCTGGAAGCTGGGGCAAAGATCAACACTACAGATCACAGTAAAGACACTCCTATGCACTGCGCTGCAAGAGGTGGACACCAAGATGTAGTAAAGACGCTTTTGGACTGGGTCCAAGCTGGGTTTATGGGGCAGAGAAAGAAGGCAAATCTGCACACTACCAATAACGTGGGGAAGACAGCACTGCAGGTGGCAGAGAGTGGAGACACACCCGAACATGAGATCATTGCAACTTTACTCAAGAGAAAGATGTTTCTCATCAAATAGAAGAAAAGAGGTTAAGAGAGCAAGTATTGATGTTACTATTACCCTTAACTTTATTGAGTCTAATCTTTAATGAAATCATATGAGCCTCACAATATATGCTGTGAaaggtgttttttaaaatcaccaacaaaaactaaaatttaAAAGAGACATTCGTGGTCCTCAGAGGATGATTTCCATTGACTGTGGAGATTCCCTGACTTTTACGCTAGTACCACCATGCAgtttacatttgtgtttttaagcagAAGTAATGACATTCCTGTCCACATGAGCTCTTGTTTAGTGCTAACTGCTCAACCTGCTGTGTTTTCaaacttttatttgtaattttgaTGAAAACGTTTTTTGTTCTGGTTACTGCGTGGTCCCTGTCCTAGTCTTTaggtttaaaaataataaaataaaataaaatatgctgTAAAAGATtaattatactgtatttcaCATACACTTTATTCAGGGCTAGATTAGCAGTTGCCTGCTTTCCCTGTATGCATCAATCAAGTGCCACAATCTCATATAATGAGCAGAGGGTGTTTGGCCCTGGAAACCTTTAAACAGATGTTAACAGGTAGGAGTATGTGTGAAAAGGTGACGTTTATTGACAAAATATTCATGGAGCAGAggaaaaatggacatcatgaaACTTGAGCAAAAAGAAATCTACATCCTTTCAGCAAACTGCAACCTTCCCCTTTTCTGTTCCATCACAATTGACCAGTGTCTGGTTGCTCTCTGCCTCACTTACCTAGAACAAACTATCTACTCAACTAACCACTGGCTGAGATAGACTGATACCGAGcccccacaacacacacataatgtgGGATTTCTCTGTTAATGCTGACAGTCACCATTTCCAGtggtctctcacacacacacacacacacacacacacaccacacacacacacacacacacacaaacacacacacacaccacacacacatacacacacagaaagaaagacaattaTTCAAAAAATCATTTTGACGGTTTTTTCCTTTCAAACTCAACTTGAGAGTGCCTAGTGACTCACTGCTTAGTGCAGCTAATGAGGCACAGTGATTGTCACTACCACTGATAAAGCAGACAATCTGCCCTACCATCACAAAACTagataaaaacaccacaaaacccttcaacaaaatataacattgtaaaacacaaaaactccACTGAAACCCATATTCCATTATTTGTGTAACATGACTGATCAATTAACAGACAGTGGACTGGAGTTACTGATCCCATACACAAAACACTAGTAATGTTGGGAACCAGAGCCTAGTGGAATGGGAGAGGAAGTCAGTCAAAATGATGAGTTACTTACTAATAATATAGACAGTTGGAGAAATGGGGTTTTTAGGGCCCAcagttgttttatgtttaatgctGATGTCATGCAGGTCTTCCTTTCCTAAGAAGATGGTTACTGATAAAAAACCAAAAGCACTGGAGAGGGTTAGGTCATGGTGGGTTTTTTTCCATTGTATTGTGTATTCCACGAAGTCTTGCAACAGCTAATGCTATGTTGCAACAATTACCGTTATACACACATCTTTTGAATGCatgcaaaaaatataattatatataattatatatatataagaaaataTTGCACAGAAACAAATACCACAAGTAGTCTACTTCAGAGAAATTCAAAACCTTAGTATAAATGATGCCTGTCTTTTTCACAAATCAGATAGGAAAACAACATATctaatttgttttttcattgtgcTGATTCAAATTTATTTTGGATAGATATGCAGAACTTACAGTACAGATGAATGTATTTGATgtgatttatatttgtttgttgtattttgtgttcagTGTGATGGACAGTAATTAGGGTCTGAtggatactggatttttgggtgTGATGCTGATACCGATATTAGGGAGGGAAAAAGTTcagatattgatatattggcaGATAATCTTAGATATACAGAATGTATTCATAAATACACAATGGTCCCTTAAATTTGGTTACCAAACACTTTCGACAAAGATATGCAATGGAGGCAtgtacagataaataaataggcctagataaatatattttttttataaattgacatcagtgcactgaaacagtaaacttcacatggaatttaatatgtatatattaaacttgaattaagaaaaattatcaaatataaataaaatggcctatatatttttaaaaaaaaatatcagacGGCATAAACACAGATATCAATATATCTGTGGCTCTCCCAGGgttcatccctatgttcccagAGCCGCATGAAATTTTCTTCCCAtcaaaattaggccctatgttccctcaatgATTTTCCAcaaaattaggccctatgtttATGGTATGGCCATTCCCTAATTGCACACAACGCGTTGTTGCCCCCTTGCTTGAAAGACAGGTGAAattctttattattaaactgagggAACAGAGCTGTGGGAACAAAGGGCTGTGGGCACATAGGCACGCTCCCGGCCAGTATCCGCCGATAATATTGGTTGGCTGATATATCATCGGGCTCGAATAGTAGGCTAATATTCAGCTGCtgatcattatttaaaaataaaaaaataaatgatctcCAAATCTGCTTTTATCGGTTTGTTGTTGAACTCAAAGCAGGTGGCATCAAAATCGAAGATGTGAAGAACAAAAAAGCTACGGAGACTTTCAGTATTTTAAAGGAAGTACTCTAGAAGTACTCACAGTGAAGGACTTTGAACTCCTCCGGCTTGCAAggtttaagtgtgtgtatgaaaatattttgtataaGAATTTGTagttaataaagttttatttgcaGCGTGCTCTGTGTCACGTGACTTTGTTTAGCCTGTGTCGCGGGGCTGCAGACTGTGTGGACTCGTTTATAATGGCAAGAAACGAGGAGAAACAACAAGGCAGACTGAACAGACTGTGgctgcagaaagagagagagggtaaaGCAGTTTGTAGTCACAACACAAACTGCCATTTAATTGATATTTTGCAGATAATAGCTTCTTGTTACACGACCAGCTAGCTTGATTTTAGCTGTTGTGCTAACAGGCATTACTTTATCGgcaaaagacagacaaaactcCTGTCATTGGGAGTAAATGTTCTCATAATGTCTTAATCATTTGCCTTGTATTAAGTCATATTACTTTTCACCTCTCAGTGTGATACTCGAAGGAAATACTTACCGTTTCCTTTAAATGATTTCTTTACAGAGGGACGACTCAAAGATGTACATGAGCGGAGACCCAAGCTGGTAATGAAGAAGAATACATTAAGAAATCCCTCTTTGACTTAAccaccctaaacctaaccctcaaatgtttaacccttgtgaatcattaaaaaaaatgttacaggTGACTCCTTAGTGACAGAAAATGTCCGTGTCAAAACACTACCATAAGAAtgttataaattaatattagtTTTCACTTTCAATGAATTTTTTTCCCAACCAACATCAGTCCTGATAATCACTATCTACTAACTACTACTAACCCTTTGTAgctgcatatacacacatttatttttcagtacatacacacatacagacaccaACACTGATCATCCAAGTCATTTTGAATGCTATCACATTTTTCActggtctgctgtgcttcatCATACAGGACAGCCAGGACTCGGGAACACTGTGTTGTATTCTCCCATAAGGAAAAATATATCTACATTTTTTGTCCCTAAGAGTCTTGGtgtaacattttatatatagaCTTATTGTAAATGATTTGGATGAAATTAAAAATTGATGCCATATGTATGAACACAGCCCAGAATgataaagaaaattaaaaaaaccaaaacccGAAAATGTCCCTATTGAGGCATAAGGATTAAGCTTACCCCTTTCGTCCACAGTCCACTCTTCATTCAACTTCCTCTGTGAAAAAGTGGATCCCCAGTATCAAGAGTGAAATAGAGTATTGTTTGCAGGTAGgtgaattattattaatgtgtaaaatgaattatCAGTGGTTGCTGATGACTGAATTTTCTGCTGAaagaaatgtgtctgtttttgttttttttcccccatcacaGCAGTCCCAGCTCTCTCATTACCCAGAGAGGAAGATAGCAGAGTTCCAGCTGCACATTGAGGCTTTGGAAAAAGAGTACAAAAGTTTCATCGCCAAACTACGAGTTCTTGATCCCTCTTGTAAACACAAGCCATGGACTCCTCGAGCATATTGTAAAAGGAGAGCAGAGACACAAGACTCTCCAAGCATCGGTCAGTGTGGTATAGGCCATAGCTGATCTTTTTCAAACTGTTTATGCTGTTGAGAAATAGTATGATGCTAAAGAGAAGTTCATGCAAAAATTGTTAGCCAAAATAGAGATGAAGGTTGTGATATAACTGTATACCCTTTTATTGCTTACATTTGTCTAATCTGTTTTGCAGGCCTGCATCTGACACTTATTTTCATGTGTTGATCAAAAAGTGATTATTTTCTCGGTTGAtaattttgtctataaaatgtctgaaaatagtGAAATACTGATGTTATAAGTTCAAAGttatgtctttaaatgtcttactTTGTCTGAACAACAATCCAAAACCCAAAGGTATTTAGTTTAatatatgacaaagaaatgtataaaatcataACATTTGAGGAGCTAGCTAAGTCATTTTTTGGCTAAACTGCCTGTCTTTACTCTGATTTACAGTTAAGATCCCTCGGCcctgtgagtcacatgaccatagGAGCCAGCTGAATGGAGGTGAGAGGCCTACCGATATAACAGGATGTCTCAAAGCCTCAGCCACTGAGACACATAGCCCTCCCAGTCATTTGGCGACCAGGTTTCAAACCCCTGTCCCCACCAGCCTAATCTCAGAGACTTCAGATGCAGCCTGTGCAGACCAGGACCAGCCCCTCTTCTTTGACCGTACACGGCTGGCGGTGGCTTCTGCTGCGTTCAGAGGACTGTCAGATCAGCGAGGTGTCCTTCAAACGCAGAGCCTAGCCAGGGTTCTGCAGTCTGGCCTGCCAAACCTCAATAATACATCTTTCGGACAAAGATTTTCAACCCAGAGCAGAGACAATGTAGGACCCAGAGAGAACAATGAGGGGGCAACAATGGGATCTGATGTGGGACAGAAAGATGTGGTCCG from Scomber japonicus isolate fScoJap1 chromosome 7, fScoJap1.pri, whole genome shotgun sequence encodes:
- the caiap gene encoding CARD- and ANK-domain containing inflammasome adapter protein, which produces MMNILKDFDAQAASNYINPYAMDVIRAKRRDLVYGISHTEDLLELLVTEGVMTAAKRSIVLTIRTRKDQNSRVLDILEAQGERACRKFFHPCLRVAEPALYQRIKTYVGSVNERIRDTSRQLIGYLLEREQEGMDNVADRVVTQKTHSVFVTSDTKRSSIQEEDRSTLPIVKSEDHEAAQSKSESLIHTIVSHGEVALVDDLLSNTNIDTVNSSNETLLHVAAEYGHLSIIELLLHRGARLDLQDNRGYTALHRAASRGHTEIVKALIKAGTPIYTLDLQNKTPIHLAAKNKHLNSVKVLVKEEAKQLESHTQGKFLHMAAMGDNWRLVEMLLQSGAAVNARNNHKKTALFYAVARGNEEAVTVLLNAGAKVDYDVINEAIKLNQESILRLLLDNTRGALSEEVLAAALFSAVRQNQDGVVAALIDNGANVNMSDEQGYTPLFLSAELGHAEVFRVLVAKEAKLDATLSDLSSALHLAVHSGSVSIVQTLLERELDPNRAGPNLQTPLHLAAQFNKSDLVGLLLRAGAQVNAIAQDGVTPLHLASRQGHAETVIQLLQGKADPGVKDKLGRTALHWAASSQAESHVVDLLLSAKANPNITDNEKKNALHLAAMEGKVDAVTSLLYHKAKKEAKDMDGSTPLHCAAAGGHASVVSALLQSLNNKGMEERNTWRKTPLHVAAEKGHSSVVVLLLEAGAKINTTDHSKDTPMHCAARGGHQDVVKTLLDWVQAGFMGQRKKANLHTTNNVGKTALQVAESGDTPEHEIIATLLKRKMFLIK
- the si:dkey-86e18.1 gene encoding uncharacterized protein si:dkey-86e18.1 isoform X1, with the protein product MARNEEKQQGRLNRLWLQKEREEGRLKDVHERRPKLSTLHSTSSVKKWIPSIKSEIEYCLQVGELLLMCKMNYQWLLMTEFSAERNVSVFVFFPPSQQSQLSHYPERKIAEFQLHIEALEKEYKSFIAKLRVLDPSCKHKPWTPRAYCKRRAETQDSPSIVKIPRPCESHDHRSQLNGGERPTDITGCLKASATETHSPPSHLATRFQTPVPTSLISETSDAACADQDQPLFFDRTRLAVASAAFRGLSDQRGVLQTQSLARVLQSGLPNLNNTSFGQRFSTQSRDNVGPRENNEGATMGSDVGQKDVVREHDSDCKTAERILGKTSSTGTTGEKTFHVLGLDNYSSSDEESDT
- the si:dkey-86e18.1 gene encoding uncharacterized protein si:dkey-86e18.1 isoform X2 gives rise to the protein MARNEEKQQGRLNRLWLQKEREEGRLKDVHERRPKLSTLHSTSSVKKWIPSIKSEIEYCLQQSQLSHYPERKIAEFQLHIEALEKEYKSFIAKLRVLDPSCKHKPWTPRAYCKRRAETQDSPSIVKIPRPCESHDHRSQLNGGERPTDITGCLKASATETHSPPSHLATRFQTPVPTSLISETSDAACADQDQPLFFDRTRLAVASAAFRGLSDQRGVLQTQSLARVLQSGLPNLNNTSFGQRFSTQSRDNVGPRENNEGATMGSDVGQKDVVREHDSDCKTAERILGKTSSTGTTGEKTFHVLGLDNYSSSDEESDT